One Ranitomeya imitator isolate aRanImi1 chromosome 1, aRanImi1.pri, whole genome shotgun sequence DNA window includes the following coding sequences:
- the LOC138663112 gene encoding uncharacterized protein isoform X2 — MTHLKEVHKDMRTPPGRPIISGRGNYLEKVNQWIDSKIQPLVECLPSYLKDTGELLRRVDGVHLEDGDLLVTADVESLYTSIRHQDGLRAIKSFLDTSNFSAEIRDLIYNLLEFSLTHNFFVFKGSFFLQLQGTAMGAPFAPAYANLFLGLWERDLPLLDRPESMCRVLLWTRYIDDVLMIWQGSTDGLREFMTSLNNNSCNIVLTFKFDSNTIEFLDVTLRRDDRGCLQTVIYRKPTSTNLLLHASSSHPGHVIQAIPTGQFLRLRRLCSTEADFLCQANDLKNRLVARGHSNRSIKRAFNRARHTSRESLLYQNKDKQSTDIVRYVTTFNSQFPMMQRILQRSWHVLLADPVIARYLPERAGIAARRSRNLRDMLVHSHYTGEGVSTFLDAMPVRVGCSPCGRCVACPNIERATTFSNSDGTREYKIKKKITCLSKNVIYMVTCPCEKMYVGMTTRHLKTRIREHVLGIGAAAAMEDITTLKTLPRHFKRFHGCDAGLLRARGIDTLEMGIRGGGTFQRLARVESRWIWTLNTVQPAGLNDNISYAPFL, encoded by the exons ATGACACACCTGAAGGAG gtccacaaggacatGAGGACGCCCCCTGGTCGGCCTATTATTTCCGGGAGAGGGAACTACCTCGAGAAGGTCAACCAATGGATTGACTCCAAGATACAACCATTGGTGGAGTGCCTACCTTCGTATCTCAAGGATACTGGTGAGCTTTTGAGACGTGTTGATGGGGTGCACCTTGAGGATGGTGACCTGTTAGTGACGGCTGATGTCGAATCACTTTATACTAGTATACGGCATCAGGACGGTCTTCGAGCCATTAAATCCTTCTTGGATACATCCAATTTTTCGGCTGAAATTAGAGATTTGATTTATAATTTATTGGAGTTTTCcctgactcacaatttttttgtttttaaggggtccttcttcctgcagctccagggaacagctatgggggctccttttgcccctgcttatgctaacctgttcctggggctgtgggagagggacctccccctgctAGATCGTCCGGAGTCAATGTGCCGCGTCCTGCtatggacgcggtacattgatgaTGTCTTGATGATCTGGCAGGGCTCCACGGATGGTCTGCGGGAGTTCATGACATCCCTCAATAATAATTCTTGTAATATAGTTTTGACCTTTAAATTTGACAGTAACACCATCGAATTTCTCGATGTCACGTTGAGACGTGATGATCGTGGATGCCTGCAGACGGTAATTTATAGGAAGCCTACGTCTACTAATCTTTTGTTGCACGCCTCCTCCTCGCATCCTGGCCATGTCATCCAGGCTATTCCTACGGGTCAGTTCCTCCGCCTGCGGAGACTATGTTCGACAGAAGCTGATTTCCTTTGCCAGGCCAATGACCTAAAAAATAGGTTGGTTGCTCGAGGGCATAGCAACCGTAGTATTAAAAGAGCCTTCAATAGAGCGAGGCATACTTCAAGGGAATCACTGCTCTATCAAAATAAGGATAAACAGTCAACTGATATTGTCCGGTACGTCACAACGTTTAATTCCCAGTTCCCAATGATGCAAAGGATCCTCCAGAGATCATGGCATGTCCTACTGGCGGACCCTGTCATTGCTCGTTACTTACCTGAGAGGGCGGGCATCGCGGCTAGACGTTCTAGGAACCTCAGGGATATGCTAGTGCATAGCCATTACACTGGTGAGGGTGTGAGCACGTTCCTGGACGCTATGCCGGTTCGGGTGGGATGTTCTCCTTGCGGCCGGTGCGTCGCATGCCCAAACATTGAGAGGGCTACGACTTTTTCTAACTCCGATGGCACGCGTGAATATAAAATCAAGAAGAAAATCACCTGTCTTAGTAAGAACGTTATATATATGGTGACATGTCCGTGTGAAAAGATGTATGTTGGTATGACCACTCGCCATCTTAAGACACGTATACGCGAGCATGTTTTGGGCATTGGCGCGGCGGCCGCGATGGAGGACATCACTACTCTTAAAACACTGCCACGCCATTTTAAAAGGTTCCATGGCTGTGATGCTGGCCTCCTTAGGGCTAGGGGGATTGATACTTTGGAGATGGGTATCCGTGGAGGGGGTACTTTCCAGCGGCTGGCCCGTGTTGAGTCTCGGTGGATTTGGACGCTCAACACGGTCCAGCCGGCAGGTCTCAACGACAACATCAGTTATGCCCCTTTCCTATAG
- the LOC138663112 gene encoding uncharacterized protein isoform X3 — protein MTTRSRMATRNQRDFVFHPYRRDDYPSEPRKYNNKVINLSSHCFTDIDLKLLEKGLSFSPAAPFDAFEAVKDLHLFARSLVFKKYFFNGNLAALFPTEEEQIALRILEEMAAEHDTPEGGMIPSSIRPKSKKFPPLSTCPNVDLFVQLVTKEFLKIPRHIYRDNLLREERERLRVLQDLGDVVFKPADKGGNVVIWPNAMYEKEAFRQLNNRECYKRLTFNPLSAYVQQLNVIIKEARDLGTITSELASALVVRDPTIPTFYLLPKVHKDMRTPPGRPIISGRGNYLEKVNQWIDSKIQPLVECLPSYLKDTVLADSVWICFCPDLSYPLDQVVFTSKGNYSLD, from the exons ATGACCACTAGGTCAAGAATGGCAACACGGAACCAGAGAGACTTTGTGTTCCATCCGTATAGACGGGATGACTACCCCTCTGAGCCCAGAAAATATAACAACAAGGTAATTAATCTCAGCTCACATTGTTTTACTGATATTGATCTCAAATTATTGGAGAAAGGTCTCTCCTTTTCTCCTGCAGCACCATTTGATGCGTTTGAGGCTGTCAAGGACCTTCATTTGTTCGCCAGATCATTGGTCTTTAAGAAATATTTCTTTAATGGTAACCTGGCTGCATTATTTCCTACAGAGGAAGAACAGATAGCCCTACGCATATTAGAAGAAATGGCTGCCGAACATGACACACCTGAAGGAGGTATGATTCCTTCCTCTATTCGTCCTAAGTCGAAAAAATTTCCTCCCCTTTCCACATGTCCAAATGTGGACCTATTCGTCCAATTGGTGACTAAGGAATTTCTTAAGATTCCCCGCCACATCTATAGGGATAATTTGTTAAGGGAGGAGAGGGAGCGTCTTCGTGTCCTTCAGGACCTTGGGGATGTAGTttttaaaccggcggacaaggggggcaacgtgGTCATCTGGCCAAATGCCATGTATGAAAAGGAGGCCTTTCGTCAACTTAATAACCGAGAGTGCTATAAGAGGCTAacgtttaaccccttgtccgcctatgtACAACAACTTAATGTTATTATTAAGGAGGCGAGGGATTTGGGGACTATTACCAGTGAATTGGCATCAGCATTGGTTGTACGTGATCCCACTATCCCTACGttctatcttctccccaaggtccacaaggacatGAGGACGCCCCCTGGTCGGCCTATTATTTCCGGGAGAGGGAACTACCTCGAGAAGGTCAACCAATGGATTGACTCCAAGATACAACCATTGGTGGAGTGCCTACCTTCGTATCTCAAGGATACTG TACTAGCTGACTCCGTATGGATTTGCTTCTGCCCTGATCTGTCCTATCCCCTGGATCAAGTCGTGTTTACCAGCAAAGGAAATTATTCCCTTGATTAG
- the LOC138663112 gene encoding uncharacterized protein isoform X1, whose protein sequence is MAAEHDTPEGGMIPSSIRPKSKKFPPLSTCPNVDLFVQLVTKEFLKIPRHIYRDNLLREERERLRVLQDLGDVVFKPADKGGNVVIWPNAMYEKEAFRQLNNRECYKRLTFNPLSAYVQQLNVIIKEARDLGTITSELASALVVRDPTIPTFYLLPKVHKDMRTPPGRPIISGRGNYLEKVNQWIDSKIQPLVECLPSYLKDTGELLRRVDGVHLEDGDLLVTADVESLYTSIRHQDGLRAIKSFLDTSNFSAEIRDLIYNLLEFSLTHNFFVFKGSFFLQLQGTAMGAPFAPAYANLFLGLWERDLPLLDRPESMCRVLLWTRYIDDVLMIWQGSTDGLREFMTSLNNNSCNIVLTFKFDSNTIEFLDVTLRRDDRGCLQTVIYRKPTSTNLLLHASSSHPGHVIQAIPTGQFLRLRRLCSTEADFLCQANDLKNRLVARGHSNRSIKRAFNRARHTSRESLLYQNKDKQSTDIVRYVTTFNSQFPMMQRILQRSWHVLLADPVIARYLPERAGIAARRSRNLRDMLVHSHYTGEGVSTFLDAMPVRVGCSPCGRCVACPNIERATTFSNSDGTREYKIKKKITCLSKNVIYMVTCPCEKMYVGMTTRHLKTRIREHVLGIGAAAAMEDITTLKTLPRHFKRFHGCDAGLLRARGIDTLEMGIRGGGTFQRLARVESRWIWTLNTVQPAGLNDNISYAPFL, encoded by the coding sequence ATGGCTGCCGAACATGACACACCTGAAGGAGGTATGATTCCTTCCTCTATTCGTCCTAAGTCGAAAAAATTTCCTCCCCTTTCCACATGTCCAAATGTGGACCTATTCGTCCAATTGGTGACTAAGGAATTTCTTAAGATTCCCCGCCACATCTATAGGGATAATTTGTTAAGGGAGGAGAGGGAGCGTCTTCGTGTCCTTCAGGACCTTGGGGATGTAGTttttaaaccggcggacaaggggggcaacgtgGTCATCTGGCCAAATGCCATGTATGAAAAGGAGGCCTTTCGTCAACTTAATAACCGAGAGTGCTATAAGAGGCTAacgtttaaccccttgtccgcctatgtACAACAACTTAATGTTATTATTAAGGAGGCGAGGGATTTGGGGACTATTACCAGTGAATTGGCATCAGCATTGGTTGTACGTGATCCCACTATCCCTACGttctatcttctccccaaggtccacaaggacatGAGGACGCCCCCTGGTCGGCCTATTATTTCCGGGAGAGGGAACTACCTCGAGAAGGTCAACCAATGGATTGACTCCAAGATACAACCATTGGTGGAGTGCCTACCTTCGTATCTCAAGGATACTGGTGAGCTTTTGAGACGTGTTGATGGGGTGCACCTTGAGGATGGTGACCTGTTAGTGACGGCTGATGTCGAATCACTTTATACTAGTATACGGCATCAGGACGGTCTTCGAGCCATTAAATCCTTCTTGGATACATCCAATTTTTCGGCTGAAATTAGAGATTTGATTTATAATTTATTGGAGTTTTCcctgactcacaatttttttgtttttaaggggtccttcttcctgcagctccagggaacagctatgggggctccttttgcccctgcttatgctaacctgttcctggggctgtgggagagggacctccccctgctAGATCGTCCGGAGTCAATGTGCCGCGTCCTGCtatggacgcggtacattgatgaTGTCTTGATGATCTGGCAGGGCTCCACGGATGGTCTGCGGGAGTTCATGACATCCCTCAATAATAATTCTTGTAATATAGTTTTGACCTTTAAATTTGACAGTAACACCATCGAATTTCTCGATGTCACGTTGAGACGTGATGATCGTGGATGCCTGCAGACGGTAATTTATAGGAAGCCTACGTCTACTAATCTTTTGTTGCACGCCTCCTCCTCGCATCCTGGCCATGTCATCCAGGCTATTCCTACGGGTCAGTTCCTCCGCCTGCGGAGACTATGTTCGACAGAAGCTGATTTCCTTTGCCAGGCCAATGACCTAAAAAATAGGTTGGTTGCTCGAGGGCATAGCAACCGTAGTATTAAAAGAGCCTTCAATAGAGCGAGGCATACTTCAAGGGAATCACTGCTCTATCAAAATAAGGATAAACAGTCAACTGATATTGTCCGGTACGTCACAACGTTTAATTCCCAGTTCCCAATGATGCAAAGGATCCTCCAGAGATCATGGCATGTCCTACTGGCGGACCCTGTCATTGCTCGTTACTTACCTGAGAGGGCGGGCATCGCGGCTAGACGTTCTAGGAACCTCAGGGATATGCTAGTGCATAGCCATTACACTGGTGAGGGTGTGAGCACGTTCCTGGACGCTATGCCGGTTCGGGTGGGATGTTCTCCTTGCGGCCGGTGCGTCGCATGCCCAAACATTGAGAGGGCTACGACTTTTTCTAACTCCGATGGCACGCGTGAATATAAAATCAAGAAGAAAATCACCTGTCTTAGTAAGAACGTTATATATATGGTGACATGTCCGTGTGAAAAGATGTATGTTGGTATGACCACTCGCCATCTTAAGACACGTATACGCGAGCATGTTTTGGGCATTGGCGCGGCGGCCGCGATGGAGGACATCACTACTCTTAAAACACTGCCACGCCATTTTAAAAGGTTCCATGGCTGTGATGCTGGCCTCCTTAGGGCTAGGGGGATTGATACTTTGGAGATGGGTATCCGTGGAGGGGGTACTTTCCAGCGGCTGGCCCGTGTTGAGTCTCGGTGGATTTGGACGCTCAACACGGTCCAGCCGGCAGGTCTCAACGACAACATCAGTTATGCCCCTTTCCTATAG